The Sesamum indicum cultivar Zhongzhi No. 13 unplaced genomic scaffold, S_indicum_v1.0 scaffold00416, whole genome shotgun sequence genome contains a region encoding:
- the LOC105180211 gene encoding pentatricopeptide repeat-containing protein At2g16880 yields NPTELVSTITTVLKSSNTTTSPLHAALSPYLPYLTPPVIHSILSSPALHHQPSALLSFLNWVHSHSTLKSFTPLPLPPLLSLLSTLISHHKFDDAKSILQSQITAEHPHHQLHRHLLHPAPPLPPPSKALLNTCIFAYCRSGWPHLAAQIFKKMKRHKLRPNLLTLNTLLSSLVKKNPSSRSSQFCKELFNDALKLGVSPSVVTFNILISGYCLEYKFGDAMQLLRKMEDDFKCKPDNASYNTILDALCKKGKLHDIRDLLLDMKSKGLFPNRNTYNILVDGYCRMGWLKDAAKVVELMTQDNLLPDVWTYNMLINGLCNTGRIDEAFRLRDEMEGLKLLPDVITYNTLINGCFEAKKSSEAFKLVNEMKEKGVQPNEVTHNIMIKWYCKEGRMKDASEVVRRMEETGFSPDCVTYNTLISGFCKAGDLAEAFRMMNQMGAKGLKMDTVTLNTALHNLCRERKLNDAYDLLSSANKRGYIVDEVSYGTLIVGYFKEDNADRAMKVWDEMKEKEIIPSIITYNSVIGGLCKLGKTDTAIAKLNELLENGLVPDETTYNTIIHGYCWEGNVEKAFQFHNKMVEKSFKPDIYTCNILLRGLCREGMLEKAIKLFNTWISKGKNLDAVTYNTLITALCKEGRLEDALGLVAEMEEKKLGPDSYTFNAIVGALNDAGKTKEAEELLSKMVERDKLAQNLKQTDDRQSLVTNEPSDESDSSTIAYSEQISELCAEGRYKDAMHIFMEQTQRGITVNKSTYITLMSGLIKRRKSILKPG; encoded by the coding sequence aacccAACGGAACTCGTATCCACCATTACCACCGTCCTCAAAAGTTCCAACACCACTACCTCCCCCTTGCACGCTGCCCTCTCTCCCTACCTTCCCTACCTAACCCCACCCGTCATCCACTCCATCCTCTCCTCCCCCGCCCTCCACCACCAGCCTTCCGCCTTGCTATCTTTCCTCAATTGGGTCCATTCTCATTCCACCCTCAAAAGCTTTACCCCCCTACCACTCCCTCCTCTCCTCTCCCTCCTCTCCACCCTCATTTCCCACCATAAATTCGATGACGCCAAGAGTATTCTTCAATCCCAGATCACTGCCGAACATCCCCACCACCAGCTCCACCGTCACCTCCTCCACCCCGCTCCGCCTCTTCCGCCGCCGTCGAAAGCCCTTTTAAACACCTGCATTTTCGCTTATTGTCGTTCTGGGTGGCCCCACCTCGCTGCAcagattttcaagaaaatgaagcgCCATAAGCTTCGGCCAAATTTATTGACTCTCAACACTTTGCTGAGCTCTCTGGTAAAGAAGAACCCTTCTTCTCGGTCTTCACAGTTTTGTAAAGAATTGTTTAATGATGCATTGAAGCTTGGTGTGTCGCCTAGTGTggttacttttaatattttgattagtgGTTACTGTTTAGAGTATAAGTTTGGGGATGCAATGCAGTTGTTGAGGAAGATGGAGGACGATTTTAAGTGTAAACCAGATAATGCGAGTTATAACACTATATTGGATGCCCTGTGTAAGAAGGGGAAGTTGCATGATATTCGTGATTTATTGTTGGATATGAAGAGCAAGGGTCTTTTTCCTAATAGGaatacttataatattttggttgaTGGGTATTGTAGGATGGGGTGGTTGAAGGATGCAGCTAAGGTTGTTGAGTTGATGACTCAGGATAATTTGTTGCCAGATGTTTGGACGTATAATATGTTGATTAATGGGTTGTGTAACACGGGCAGGATTGATGAGGCATTTAGGCTAAGAGATGAGATGGAGGGACTGAAGTTGTTACCTGATGTCATTACATATAACACTTTGATAAATGGGTGTTTTGAGGCAAAAAAGAGTTCGGAGGCTTTCAAGTTGGTGAATGAAATGAAGGAGAAAGGAGTGCAACCCAATGAGGTTACTCACAACATCATGATTAAGTGGTATTGCAAGGAAGGGAGGATGAAAGATGCCAGTGAGGTGGTAAGGAGGATGGAAGAGACTGGATTTTCACCGGATTGTGTCACCTACAATACTTTGATTAGTGGATTTTGTAAAGCAGGTGATTTGGCGGAGGCTTTTAGAATGATGAATCAAATGGGTGCGAAAGGCTTGAAAATGGATACAGTGACGCTCAACACTGCTCTGCACAATCTATGCCGGGAAAGAAAGCTTAATGATGCATATGACTTGCTCAGTTCTGCGAATAAGAGAGGCTATATTGTAGATGAAGTGAGCTATGGTACTCTGATTGTTGGGTATTTCAAGGAAGATAATGCAGATAGAGCTATGAAGGTTTGGGATGAAATGAAGGAGAAAGAGATAATACCTAGTATTATCACTTATAATTCTGTAATTGGTGGGCTCTGCAAGTTGGGCAAAACAGATACGGCAATTGCTAAGCTGAATGAACTGTTGGAGAATGGATTGGTTCCTGATGAAACCACATACAACACCATTATACATGGGTACTGCTGGGAGGGTAACGTGGAGAAAGCATTTCAATTCCACAACAAGATGGTTGAAAAGTCTTTTAAGCCTGATATCTATACTTGCAACATTCTTCTTCGAGGGTTGTGCAGGGAAGGGATGCTCGAAAAAGCTATCAAACTCTTCAACACATGGATTTCGAAAGGGAAAAACCTTGATGCTGTGACATACAATACATTAATAACAGCCTTATGCAAGGAAGGAAGACTTGAGGATGCTTTGGGCCTTGTTGCTgaaatggaagaaaagaaattaggtCCTGATAGTTATACATTTAACGCCATTGTTGGTGCTCTTAATGATGCTGGAAAAACTAAAGAAGCTGAAGAACTTTTATCAAAAATGGTCGAGAGGGATAAACTGGCTCAAAATTTGAAGCAGACTGATGATAGACAAAGTTTGGTTACTAATGAACCTTCAGATGAATCAGATTCAAGTACTATCGCTTATTCAGAACAGATTAGTGAGCTCTGTGCTGAAGGGAGATACAAAGATGCCATGCATATCTTTATGGAACAGACTCAGAGGGGTATAACTGTAAATAAGTCCACCTACATTACTTTAATGAGCGGACTCATTAAGAGGAGGAAAAGTATTTTGAAACCTGGTTAA